The following DNA comes from Candidatus Coatesbacteria bacterium.
CCGCCGGAACTGGCACGGTTTTTGCACCTCAGCGACCGTTGAGAACGATGATAACGGTCGGCTTCCGCAAAAACCGTGCCAGTTCCGGCGGCGGGGCAGTCGATTTCGGCGGTGTCGGTGTGAGACGAGCCCGCCGCGGGGCGGGCTCTTCGGCTGGGTTTGGGCGGGTGCTTAGAGGTCCGGCTCGACGGTCAGCTCCTCGTCGCTTCCCGCGTCCTCGTCGACGGTCAGCAGCTCGTCGTCGGGTCGTGGTCGGCCGCCGTTGCGGCTGCTGAAGTGGTAGAGTCGCCAGACGAGATTGATCTCGCAGGTCGGGTTGGCGCTCCAGTCGGGGTGGGGGCGGCGCTGTTTGAAATCGTAGAGGTCCAGCAGGCCGCTCATCGCGGCGACATAGGGCAGGCTGACGGTCTCCGGGGCCAGGGCGCCGCTGTCGAGGAGTTCGAGGGGGCCGGCCTGGGGCTCCTCGGCGGTGTCCCAGCCGTTGTTGCGGCCGTGTTCGTAGAGACGGCGCTCGTCGTCGTTCTTGGTGTAGCCGAACCACCAGCCCGGGTAGACCATCAGTACCATCCCGGTGTCGGTGGCGTACTCGCCCAGGGGTGTCAGGTCGAGGGCCTCGGGCCGGCGCAGGCCGTCGAGGCTGGTCACCAGGTTGAAGCTGCGTGGCCGGGGGCGGACGACATGGTCGCCGTTGCCGGCCAGGGCGGGCAGGGTGCCGACGTAGATGCTGACGTTGCGCCGGCCGAGGGCGTAGAGGCCGGCGTTGGCGATGATGCACTGGGTCTGGGAGCGGTCGAGGGCCACCACGTGGGCGAAGCGCTCGGCGAGGGCGTCGGTGTAGAAGCCCAGGCCGCAGCCGATCTCGAGGGCGGCGCCCTCCATCTCGGCGGTGCCGAGGACCTCGCGGGCGAAGGCTTCGCGACGTTCCAGCTCGGGGGCTTCGGCGGTGAGCTGGGGTCCGTAACGGCGGGCGATGGTCTGCTGGGCGTCTAGACCCAATGAAGCGGGATAATCGGGCATCCGGCGGGTTCCCCCTTGGCAACGGCGGGTGATCGTCTTACAATGCAGTTGGCGCGGCGAGCCCCTGACGGCGGCAAGCCGGATCGATATCAGTTTAGCAGTATATGGCGTTTCTTCTCCAGCCCGGGCGGTTTTTTTCCGGATTCGTCCGGCGGTTCGACCGTATCCGTCAGGGCGGTGCGTTAGGATAAGAATCGACACGGTAAAGAACAGCACCGCGGGAGGTTGATGATGGAATGGTTGCCCTGGGTCATCGGTGGAATAATTGGTCTCATCGTCGGCGGGATCATCGCCGGTCTGCTGGCGCGGCTGCGTCGCGGAAACGCCGTCAGTCGGGCGCAGCACGACGAGGTCGTCCAGCAGCGGGTCACGCTGGAGGAGCGGGTCTCCCAGCTCGAGCAGCGCCGCCAGGAGTTGAGCGGCGAGAACCGCCAGCTGGACGAGCGGCTGGATTCCCTGGAACGCCAGAAAGCCGCCGCCGAGGCCACGCTCAAGGCGGAGCGCGACAACCTGGCCGAGCAGAAGAGGTTGCTGGACGAGGCGGAGAAGAGGCTCAAGGACGCCTTCACCGCCCTGGCCGCCGAGGCCCTCGGCAAGAGCAGCGAGTCCTTCCTCAAGAGCGCCGAGGAGCGGCTCAAGGGGACGACGAAGCCGCTGACCGAAAAGCTGGAGCAGTACCGCCAGTTGACTCAGAAGATCATCGGCGACTACGGCGGTGTCGACAAACAGTTGGACAAGCTGGACAAGCAGACCCGCCTGCTGGTGGACGCCCTCAAGCGTCCCCAGGTCAGCGGTCGCTGGGGCGAGACCACCCTGCGGCGCCTGGTCGAGCTGGCCGGGATGTCCGATTACTGCGACTTCGACGAGCAGGTCACCGTGAGCGGCGAGCAGGGCCGCCTGCGGCCGGACATGGTCGTGCGCCTGCCCAACGAGCGGGTGGTCGTCATCGACGCCAAGACCTCGGGGGACCATTACCTCAAGGCCCTGGAAGCCGACACCGACGAGGACCGGGCGGCGGCGATGAGCGAGTACGCCCGGACCGTCAAGGATCGCCTGAACGAGCTCTCGCGCAAGGGTTACACCGAAATGTTCGAGCACACCCCGGAGTTCGTCGTCCAGTTCCTGCCCAACGAGGCCTACTTCGTCGCCGCCCTGGACATCGATCCCACGCTGATCGAGACCGGCTGGAAACAAGGCGTCATGCTGGCCTCGCCGACTACGCTGATCTCCCTGCTGCTGGCCGTGGCCCAGGGCTGGAAGGAAGAGAAGCTCAAGGACACCGTCGAGCTGATCGCCAAGGAGGGCGGTGAGCTCTACGACCGGCTCTGCATCATGGGCGAGCACGTCGTCGATCTGGGCAAGAAGCTCAACGGCGCCGTCTCCTCCTACGATGACTTCGTCGGCTCTGTCGAGGGACGGCTGCTGCCCTCCGCCCGGCGGCTCAAGGAGCTCAGCGCGAGCACCAGTCGTCCATTGCCCGAGATGAACCCCTTGGCCCGCCACAGCCGCGTCGCCACGGCCGCCGAGCTCACCGCCGGAACCGCCGCCGAGGCCGAAGCCGACAGCGATTCCGGCGTCGAATCTTACGACGGGAACGGCGCCTGAGGCGCCGCCGCCATGCTGGCCTTCACCGGGCGGTTTTGTTAGAATGCGGACGGTTTGAACCGTCCGCTTCACTTTTTTTCGGTACCCTCACCAGGAGGCATCAATGCCCAAGATG
Coding sequences within:
- a CDS encoding methyltransferase domain-containing protein, which gives rise to MPDYPASLGLDAQQTIARRYGPQLTAEAPELERREAFAREVLGTAEMEGAALEIGCGLGFYTDALAERFAHVVALDRSQTQCIIANAGLYALGRRNVSIYVGTLPALAGNGDHVVRPRPRSFNLVTSLDGLRRPEALDLTPLGEYATDTGMVLMVYPGWWFGYTKNDDERRLYEHGRNNGWDTAEEPQAGPLELLDSGALAPETVSLPYVAAMSGLLDLYDFKQRRPHPDWSANPTCEINLVWRLYHFSSRNGGRPRPDDELLTVDEDAGSDEELTVEPDL
- the rmuC gene encoding DNA recombination protein RmuC gives rise to the protein MMEWLPWVIGGIIGLIVGGIIAGLLARLRRGNAVSRAQHDEVVQQRVTLEERVSQLEQRRQELSGENRQLDERLDSLERQKAAAEATLKAERDNLAEQKRLLDEAEKRLKDAFTALAAEALGKSSESFLKSAEERLKGTTKPLTEKLEQYRQLTQKIIGDYGGVDKQLDKLDKQTRLLVDALKRPQVSGRWGETTLRRLVELAGMSDYCDFDEQVTVSGEQGRLRPDMVVRLPNERVVVIDAKTSGDHYLKALEADTDEDRAAAMSEYARTVKDRLNELSRKGYTEMFEHTPEFVVQFLPNEAYFVAALDIDPTLIETGWKQGVMLASPTTLISLLLAVAQGWKEEKLKDTVELIAKEGGELYDRLCIMGEHVVDLGKKLNGAVSSYDDFVGSVEGRLLPSARRLKELSASTSRPLPEMNPLARHSRVATAAELTAGTAAEAEADSDSGVESYDGNGA